Sequence from the Rutidosis leptorrhynchoides isolate AG116_Rl617_1_P2 chromosome 3, CSIRO_AGI_Rlap_v1, whole genome shotgun sequence genome:
ATGTTTGGAAAAAGCAGAGTCGAAAGCTTCATAATTCATATAGAATAAGGGAGCATTGGGCGCAAAATTTTTTGGACTCGTTGGGCTCAAAATTAATACTGTACAATTTATTGTGTTATATAGAAGAGGTGACTCAAATTGTGCACTTGGTTAATTccatattaaattaaattgattattgttagtatcattatcaCTTGATATCATTTGAAGTTTGCCTTTTTTTTAGTTTTGGAGCAGGTCCTgaataagttataagtttgttgTACAGCTTTACTCTCTTTGGGTGGTTACAAATACAGTACTTATTATAAAAATACGGAGTACGGAGTATAATTTATTGCTTTAAAAGTAAGAAATAATGCAAGGGTTATTTTGGGAAACAACAAAAAAATATGGTGAAAGTAGTGAAATAAACGGTGTAAATATCATTTCCCAACATTTATATTTTTTTACCAACATTTATATTTAGTTCGACCAAAAAGCCCGTGATTTCATAAAATTTTGTACGTAGTACTCCGTATATTTTTCTCTCTTTTCAGTTTGCTTTGTGCCTTTGTTTGACTCTACTTTTTTTATTCAGTGATTTTATACTTACTTTTCAGTCAACAAACCAAAGGGCATCTCAATTTTCTCATAAAGTAGTACTTGATTACTCTTTCAAATTACCCCTTCTTTCACTTAAAATAAAACTCCCCGTCTCTCTTTTTCTTCAAAACTGCTAGTATCATTTTTTTTCTCTTCAAAAGTCCTTTAATTTCTTCTTCCTTTTTTAAACTCAAAATAACTCCAGTCGAAAAACATCACCGGAAAAAAGGCAAACAGTTGCCGATTCACTATAAAATAACTTTGTTATACTTATTTGATTTATACTTATATGAAGTTATAGGCGTGATTGCGTGAACCTTTGTAAGAAAGGTTCTCAAGTCACAGTAAGCCAGCTACCACCAACGACCGCTGCCGGACTGCCACCCCAAAATATGACGTTTGgcgagttcaaaaaaaaaaaaaaaaaaacaaacaaacagaaAAATGAAGAAATCGCAAAACGACAAATTTTGCAAACCTTCAGATCTGTTTTTCAATGTTGCTGAATTGTTTGTTTGTAGTAATTTTTGCCGGAAAAGTAGAGAAAACCCTACGGATCTGCGGCGGTGAAAATGGTGGTGGCAAAAGGGCGGTTCGGCGGTGGATTAAGTGAAGTAGGAAAGAAATGGTCGAAGGGTGGTTTTGCGGTGCTTGTGTGGTGGTTGTGCTGTGGTTGCGGCGGTCGGAAGGATGTGTGGTGGTGGTGGCTAGCGGAAATAGGGAGAGAAGGGTGGTTTTTTAGGTTTAAGGCTTTTGTGGGGAGAGGAATGAGATGGTAAGACCACGGTTCCATTACATGTcattacccgtaatgaaccataggcacgaATTAATTATCCGCGTTAGTTACCTGCATTCATGTGAGTATTTAATGGAAGTGTTTaggttagttataggaattgtgggtgcagtggctttttattgttggacctTTATTGCTTGTTGTATATTAATAGGAGTATTGTTTTAGTCATGCTAGAGACtgtttaattatgagttagttataggatattggtgttgatgtggcgctgatgtggaagattaagaggatgaatagtttagttaccatAGAGAAGTTGCCTAAGGGAATGGTTAATGTGTGATTTatgttttatttttttctattaAAGTAATCAGGTCATTTAATTAGATTGTAATTGTAATTATGCTTATAGGTAAGGTATAGGTATAACCTAGGTACAGTGGTCCAAACATGTGAGATGGTACTTCTTCCAGCTCATGTCGTTTTGGGTTTTCACGGTTTCACCCACTGAATTGTGAGTGAAAAGGTGGGCTCCATTTTGCTTGTAACAAAATTTGACCGTTTTAACTACAAGGGGTGTTTTTATCGTTTACTCAGACTTCACAGATGTGGATTCCCACTGCACCTAATCCATAGCCTCGAGCTTCTTTTCTTtattagagttttttttttttttttttttccttctctaAGATCCAAAATCACCAAACATCTGGAATCATCAAATTACAAATTACTAAAGAACTGCTACTTTCTACATTTAAATTACGGAGTACAAATTACGCCTAGTTTTTGAAATAACCATGGCTGCATCAACTCTGCTTTTCCAGGTGGCTTCGCATCTATTATCTGAAAAGGAGAAGAACGAAATGGCTCAGCTTGTGAAGACTATGGTGTCCTATGGCATAACATACAAGAACAAAAAAAATTGACCCTTTACCTGGTAAACTGCAAAATTAACTCACAAATGGACGTTCCAGTACTCACATTTGATCCCCCGATTGCGGACTTCATAAAATTTGAGGTTGGGATTGTTCAAATTTGCATCCTAATATTTCATTTATGATTTTTATGATGTCTAATATACAATTTCTTTCTGCAGGGCTACATTTGTAATTATTTTACTCCTGCCATAGCTGTGAAGCAGGTTCTATGTCACAAGGTAAGCATAATGTTCCTTCAGGTCttcttaggtattattattattgtgtaataagatataacatattatattattattattataaaaataatactccctccgtcccaaaataattgtcctgttttgactttttgagtcttttatcatcaactttgaccttagatatctttctttttctttttgttaCATAATATTGAATGAAATTTATACCAAATGAAAATACATTCGAAAATAAATCTAGTCATATAAATTCCATCAAATATTCTATAGCAAAAACCaacaaatatttaaagtcaaaacttAATATATTGACTTTGAAAAGTCCAACAGGACAATtattattttgggacggagggagtaatagttTATTATATGTTGCGTTGTATACACACTTAGTTATTTCAAAAGCATGTTGTGCATTTTGAGTACTAAGCGTATTCTCATCCATACATACATTGATACTAACAGAGTAATGATTCAAGTCAGCACAAGATTTATGATCACGTAACAACATTCTCATTGTAGGTCGAAAAGCAAAGGATACTACAAAGTAGCATTAATAGAACAAAGTCCGTGTGGGAGTTTGCTTTCGGGTCAGATTTATTTACAGAAGTGTTATATCCGTTATACTTATTACCCAAATGGAGTTCCTGGATCAGGTAATTATTTTTGTTCCATCTATGATTAGAACTCACTCTGTATTTGTTTTATTCGATATCATTCTCGAAATAGGTTATATGTTTAGCTAAAAAAGTTTATGTATCAGGTAGTTAATCTCGCCATAGTTCTTACCGGAGACTCTGTTCTCGACCAAATTTAGAAGGGTTcaattgtgtaaataaatatattgcaTAAGTTGGGTATGGTAAAAATAATAAACTTAACTTTTCACATTTTTGGCTTGTAGTAAGGAACAAATGAGAGGGTGTTTATCTGTATTTACAAAAGTTTAGAGTTTATTTTTGTGATTTCCACTATAAGTTACTGTTAACTGAAGCATGAGATAGCATTTATATTGTTGATTAAATTATATAACTGAAACAACATTGCTATTGATAGATTTAACATTCTTTCCGGTGACAACTTAATTcattttgttgttattattaaagttacttAAAAACTACTAGATAATATGTAAAATGTTTTCTCAcactaattaattttaattaattcgtATTTGATAGGAGTTTTTCTAAGGGCAAATCACAGTATAACATTATAACATAACAGTGGTAATGCTATCTTACTACCAAACCACACCCTATAGAACGTGCACAACCAACATTATATCATTTACAGCTTGCTATCATTTACAGCTGACAGCAGCACATAAACTGTCAAAAAGAAAAAAAGAGTAACAACCAACGCAACCAGTTTACCAACTGCCTTAACATACTAAGCTAGGACAAATGAAGCAGCCCTGCACACTACCAAACTTTTGTGCATCTTACTCTGTATAACTGCAGTCAGGTACTTATATCCTGAATTTTGTATGTCATATATGTATCTTATGTAAGTTGGTATTAGAATGTAAATATATGTATCCTTTGTACCTTGTTACTTGATCCTAGAATGTAAATACTATGAGTATTCTACCTCACCATTGAGCCAAACATAGGAACAACCAAGCGAACAGAAATAAACGAATAAAAAGCAGCAACGCACGCCACCGGACCTATTTCTAGTTAGTATATAAGATTAAAGTTACATAATAGTATTCATTTATTTTCAAGGTCAATTAAAGTCAACTGCAAAGTTAAAGGGGCATTTGTGAAATTGTACATAGTTCAGGGATCTGTATTGTAAATATGGTGTAATTAGTTGTTAATAGTTTATTAGGCCGTTAACTTAGTTAATTAGTAGTAGTAGTACTGAGTATATAACTTTAGGTCTTCTGTGTGTTTACAACAAGCCAATTTTACATCAGGTTCACACAATGGGAGAATGCTTCGTAAGGCTCTAGTTATACAAAACCTAGTTTGTTACAAAGACGTTTTTTATGGTCGGATTCTAGTGATGGTTCCGGGTCGGAGTGTGTTTCCGTTGTTGAATAAACTGAATCGAAATCTGCAGCGACAATGGTTCGTACAGATTTTCTTAAGCTTTTACTATTTTTCACTTTACTCGGTGTTGATTTGATACAATTTTAGGAGACTTTGGTATACTTTTAAAGTTAAAGTTTCAACCCGTTTGACCTATTTTATAATATGCCAGGATTTGCGATTAAGCACTAGTTAACACTCTTAATTTTGTTGTATCAGGGACATCGTAGAACATACATCGGTGCACTTCTTGGGAAGTTGATCCATTGTTTAAAATTGTAGGTACCTTTAATCCACTTGTTAGTTGGGGTCGGGAAAAAATCAAGGTGATCCTGCCATTGCTCTTATGGAGCTCCTCGATCCAGAGAAAAACGGTTCTTTCATGGATCATTATCTGAGTATTCTGATCAATCTTTATAAGGTTAGAAGAGAATGTTCCATTTTTCCTTGATCTTAAGGGTGAACATATTAAAAACATCCTGAATAAATATAGTTATATGAATTTGGGGTTCAATAAGGttgtaatataaaaaaaaagtgCAATATGATTTGGTTTCTTGTGTTGTTtttttagcaagtactcaaatctTTTTGAACTTTTAGATGCAGGTGCTCTTAATTTGCACAACAAATGTACTGGGAACAATACCAAATCCACTTAGAGCCCGAATCGAGATCATACACATCTATGGATATAATCTTGACGAGAATGTATGTATTGCCAGAGATTATTTGGAGAAAAGGGCACGAGTTGTGTCTGGTATAAAAGTTGATCAGGTTTATCTTGTCTTTaacataagaaataagaaatattacattcaatattattcTCTCTTCATTATATACTTGTATAAGTTTTATGGAAAGCTAGTCTTTTTGACAGAGGGAGCCATTCGTTCTTTGGCCGAAAACTATTGCAGAAAAGCAGGTACGGAATCTCCAACACCACTTAGATCGGATATACAGAAAGGTTGGTTTTACCAACATCATACTTTTTCTAATTTCTGTTATCATAAAGACACCCTGAATCAGAACCTAAAGCGACCCGATAATAACTAAATGTGTCAGGATTCTTCATTACTCATTAGTGGTGTTTGTGATTGTTTTGAAATTTCCTTGTAGATCGCGTTACAACTAGTCTGACAAGGGCTTGAACAGAAGGAGCTGAAATTGTATGAACAAATGTTTGTGGTGATCAGCCTTCCGAGATACACCAGGTTAAACAACTATTAATGAAACTTCTGGTTTATACAAATTCTTTCTATTAGTCTAATTAATATTCCACTCTTGTTTTTTTCCCTTCTCGAATTAGTTGACATAAATTTAATTCTCTATCATCAAACATAGTCCATTCATTTTGTAGAAAGATTTTACTTTCAACTTACTAACAATAACATATCTTACTAACAATAACATACAACATTAAGACTAAAATAAAAACCAAAATTAGTTGCAAGATATTAGATTTATATTATATGGGGTATAACTTTTAGTTACAAAATAATAATTTAGGATGCCCTTTGGGAAAGAGACGGGTTCTTTGAAATTATTCGGAATCTAGTGGAAATTAAAATAACAAGATGATGTGACAGAATCAAACATGGAATTTACTGGGCTTTTACTAGACCTAGGAAATTGGATGATGGTCTCTTTAATTGTTATTTAATCATAGTTATAAGCAAAGTTGGTTACTTTTGTTGTTCAAGTGATAAAACATCTCTTTGAATATATATATGTTATGTCTTAATTCACTGTTTCGTGCACCTGAAAAAGTTGTtgtagatgaaaaaaaaaaaatctgtagaCTTTGTTGGACAACCAATTTTTCTTGCCCAGCGTATGTATGACCCTA
This genomic interval carries:
- the LOC139898797 gene encoding uncharacterized protein isoform X6, coding for MDVPVLTFDPPIADFIKFEGYICNYFTPAIAVKQVLCHKVEKQRILQSSINRTKSVWEFAFGSDLFTEVLYPLYLLPKWSSWISLLSFTADSST
- the LOC139898797 gene encoding lon protease homolog 1, mitochondrial-like isoform X4, with amino-acid sequence MELLDPEKNGSFMDHYLSILINLYKMQVLLICTTNVLGTIPNPLRARIEIIHIYGYNLDENVCIARDYLEKRARVVSGIKVDQREPFVLWPKTIAEKQIALQLV
- the LOC139898797 gene encoding lon protease homolog 1, mitochondrial-like isoform X2, coding for MELLDPEKNGSFMDHYLSILINLYKMQVLLICTTNVLGTIPNPLRARIEIIHIYGYNLDENVCIARDYLEKRARVVSGIKVDQVYLVFNIRNKKYYIQYYSLFIIYLYKFYGKLVFLTEGAIRSLAENYCRKADRVTTSLTRA
- the LOC139898797 gene encoding lon protease homolog 1, mitochondrial-like isoform X1 — protein: MELLDPEKNGSFMDHYLSILINLYKMQVLLICTTNVLGTIPNPLRARIEIIHIYGYNLDENVCIARDYLEKRARVVSGIKVDQVYLVFNIRNKKYYIQYYSLFIIYLYKFYGKLVFLTEGAIRSLAENYCRKAGTESPTPLRSDIQKDRVTTSLTRA
- the LOC139898797 gene encoding lon protease homolog 1, mitochondrial-like isoform X3 encodes the protein MELLDPEKNGSFMDHYLSILINLYKMQVLLICTTNVLGTIPNPLRARIEIIHIYGYNLDENVCIARDYLEKRARVVSGIKVDQREPFVLWPKTIAEKQVRNLQHHLDRIYRKIALQLV
- the LOC139898797 gene encoding uncharacterized protein isoform X5 — protein: MDVPVLTFDPPIADFIKFEGYICNYFTPAIAVKQVLCHKVEKQRILQSSINRTKSVWEFAFGSDLFTEVLYPLYLLPKWSSWIRSFSKGKSQYNIIT